The following are encoded in a window of Streptomyces sp. 11x1 genomic DNA:
- a CDS encoding glycosyltransferase family 4 protein, translating to MKIVFLLHNAYAIGGTVRTTLNLASALADHHDVEIASMARHLEEPRFEVDPRVTLVPLVDIRPYSPDLRDPAQAQPATDFPTEDKRHRQYSRLTDLRVREYLACCDADVVIGTRPGINVYVSRFAPRRALRIAQEHLRHDAHSKQLRKVLARHYRTLDAVVATTRADAAVYRARMKLPGVRVMSVPNIVPEAQVAPSDVTAPVIAAAGRLARGKRFDLLLEAFARVAAKEPDWQLRIYGGGKQQERLEGLVQELRLTDRAHLMGPHTPIEEEFARASIVVSASDAESFGMTLVEAMRCGVPVVSTDCPLGPAEIITDGVDGRLVPVDDPHALAEAILDLTADPSLRRAMGRAALASAHRYDPAPIATKYEYLFAELRETRLQRTWERESTRAKGWLRRRVRTWKRATPAPFRGAGLSHMRLRRAGASNHSQRAA from the coding sequence ATGAAGATCGTGTTCCTGCTGCACAACGCGTACGCCATCGGCGGCACCGTCCGTACGACGCTGAACCTGGCGTCGGCGCTCGCGGACCACCACGACGTGGAGATCGCCTCGATGGCCCGCCACCTGGAGGAGCCCCGCTTCGAGGTCGATCCGCGGGTCACGCTCGTCCCCCTGGTGGACATCCGCCCCTACAGCCCCGACCTGCGCGATCCGGCCCAGGCGCAGCCCGCGACGGACTTCCCGACCGAGGACAAGCGGCACCGCCAGTACAGCCGCCTCACCGACCTCCGGGTCCGCGAGTATCTGGCCTGCTGCGACGCGGACGTCGTCATCGGCACCCGTCCCGGCATCAACGTCTACGTCTCCCGCTTCGCGCCCCGCCGCGCCCTGCGCATCGCCCAGGAACACCTGCGCCACGACGCCCACTCCAAGCAGCTCCGCAAGGTCCTCGCCCGGCACTACCGCACCCTGGACGCGGTCGTCGCGACCACGCGGGCGGACGCGGCGGTCTACCGCGCCCGGATGAAACTGCCCGGCGTACGGGTGATGTCGGTGCCCAACATCGTCCCGGAGGCCCAGGTCGCCCCGTCGGACGTCACGGCCCCCGTCATCGCGGCCGCCGGCCGCCTCGCCCGCGGCAAACGCTTCGACCTGCTGCTGGAGGCGTTCGCGAGGGTCGCCGCGAAGGAACCGGACTGGCAGCTGCGCATCTACGGCGGTGGCAAGCAGCAGGAGCGGCTGGAGGGCCTCGTCCAGGAGCTCCGTCTCACCGACCGGGCCCATCTGATGGGCCCGCACACCCCCATCGAGGAGGAGTTCGCGCGGGCCTCCATCGTGGTCAGCGCCTCCGACGCGGAGTCCTTCGGCATGACCCTCGTCGAGGCGATGCGCTGCGGGGTCCCGGTCGTCAGCACCGACTGCCCGCTGGGCCCCGCCGAGATCATCACCGACGGCGTCGACGGCCGCCTCGTCCCGGTCGACGACCCGCACGCCCTGGCCGAAGCCATCCTCGACCTCACCGCGGACCCGTCCCTCCGCCGCGCCATGGGCCGAGCGGCCCTGGCGAGCGCCCACCGCTACGACCCGGCCCCCATCGCCACCAAGTACGAGTACCTGTTCGCAGAACTGCGCGAAACAAGGCTCCAGCGCACCTGGGAACGGGAGTCGACGAGGGCGAAGGGCTGGCTGCGGCGGAGGGTGCGTACATGGAAGAGGGCCACACCCGCGCCGTTCAGGGGCGCGGGGCTGTCACATATGCGGCTCCGCCGCGCGGGCGCGAGCAACCACAGCCAACGCGCGGCCTGA
- a CDS encoding FMN reductase, with amino-acid sequence MKLVVVSAGLSVPSSTRLLGDRLAAAVVGQDASVEVQVVELRDLAVEIAHNFTNGFPGRKLAAASDAVAGADGLVVVTPVFSASYSGLFKSFFDVLDRDALAGKPVLIAATGGSARHSLVLEHALRPLFAYLRAVVVPTGVYAASEDWGAQGLAGRIERAASELAGLMAGLSRRGAPPVERVTGAGTEADPATGSATEGFVVVPFAEQLAALKG; translated from the coding sequence GTGAAGCTCGTCGTCGTCTCGGCGGGGCTGAGTGTGCCCTCGTCCACGCGGCTGTTGGGCGACCGGCTCGCCGCCGCCGTGGTCGGGCAGGACGCGTCCGTCGAGGTCCAGGTCGTCGAACTGCGGGACCTCGCGGTCGAGATCGCCCACAACTTCACCAACGGGTTCCCCGGCCGGAAGCTCGCCGCCGCGTCGGACGCGGTGGCGGGGGCCGACGGGCTCGTGGTCGTCACGCCGGTGTTCTCCGCCTCCTACAGCGGGCTGTTCAAGTCCTTCTTCGACGTGCTGGACCGGGACGCGCTGGCCGGGAAGCCGGTGCTGATCGCCGCGACCGGAGGGTCGGCCCGGCATTCGCTGGTGCTGGAGCACGCGTTGCGGCCGCTGTTCGCGTACCTGCGGGCCGTCGTGGTGCCCACGGGGGTGTACGCCGCGTCCGAGGACTGGGGTGCGCAGGGGTTGGCCGGGCGGATCGAGCGGGCGGCGTCCGAGTTGGCCGGGTTGATGGCCGGGCTGTCCCGGCGGGGGGCTCCGCCGGTCGAGCGCGTGACCGGGGCCGGGACCGAGGCCGACCCCGCGACCGGCTCCGCGACCGAGGGGTTCGTTGTCGTGCCCTTCGCGGAGCAGCTGGCGGCGTTGAAGGGCTGA
- a CDS encoding LLM class flavin-dependent oxidoreductase has product MQFGIFSVGDVTPDPTTGRTPTERERIKAMVEIALKAEEVGLDVFATGEHHNPPFVPSSPTTMLGYVAARTEKLILSTSTTLITTNDPVKIAEDFAMLQHLADGRVDLMMGRGNTGPVYPWFGQDIRQGINLAVENYALLRRLWREDVVTWEGKFRTPLQGFTSTPRPLDDVPPFVWHGSIRSPEIAEQAAYYGDGFFHNNIFWPADHTKRMVELYRQRYAHYGHGTPEQAIVGLGGHIFMRKNSQDAVREFRPYFDVAPVYGNGPSLEDFADQTPLTVGSPQQVIEKTLAFREYAGDYQRQLFLIDHAGLPLKTVLEQLDMLGEEVVPVLREEFAKGRPADVPDAPTHGSLLAAAGKRDADQRDAENKDAEKKESVS; this is encoded by the coding sequence ATGCAGTTCGGGATCTTCAGCGTCGGTGATGTGACGCCGGACCCCACCACGGGCCGGACGCCGACCGAGCGCGAGCGCATCAAGGCGATGGTCGAGATCGCGCTGAAGGCGGAGGAGGTCGGCCTCGACGTCTTCGCCACCGGTGAGCACCACAACCCGCCGTTCGTGCCGTCCTCGCCGACCACGATGCTCGGCTACGTCGCCGCGCGCACCGAGAAGCTGATCCTCTCCACCTCCACCACCCTCATCACCACCAACGACCCGGTGAAGATCGCCGAGGACTTCGCGATGCTCCAGCACCTGGCCGACGGGCGCGTGGACCTGATGATGGGGCGCGGCAACACCGGCCCGGTCTACCCGTGGTTCGGGCAGGACATCCGGCAGGGCATCAACCTCGCCGTCGAGAACTACGCGCTGCTGCGCCGGCTGTGGCGCGAGGACGTCGTCACCTGGGAGGGCAAGTTCCGCACGCCGCTCCAGGGCTTCACCTCCACACCCCGCCCGCTGGACGACGTACCGCCGTTCGTCTGGCACGGCTCCATCCGCTCGCCCGAGATCGCCGAGCAGGCCGCGTACTACGGCGACGGCTTCTTCCACAACAACATCTTCTGGCCGGCCGACCACACCAAGCGGATGGTCGAGCTGTACCGGCAGCGGTACGCCCACTACGGGCACGGCACGCCCGAGCAGGCGATCGTCGGTCTCGGCGGGCACATCTTCATGCGGAAGAACTCGCAGGACGCGGTACGGGAGTTCCGGCCGTACTTCGACGTCGCGCCGGTCTACGGCAACGGACCCTCCCTGGAGGACTTCGCCGACCAGACGCCGCTCACCGTCGGCTCGCCGCAGCAGGTGATCGAGAAGACGCTGGCGTTCCGCGAGTACGCCGGTGACTACCAGCGGCAGCTGTTCCTGATCGACCACGCGGGGCTGCCCCTGAAGACCGTCCTGGAGCAGCTCGACATGCTCGGCGAGGAGGTCGTGCCGGTGCTGCGGGAGGAGTTCGCGAAGGGGCGGCCGGCGGACGTGCCGGACGCGCCGACCCACGGGTCGCTGCTGGCCGCGGCGGGGAAGCGGGACGCCGACCAGCGGGACGCGGAGAACAAGGACGCGGAGAAGAAGGAGAGTGTGTCGTGA
- a CDS encoding SDR family NAD(P)-dependent oxidoreductase produces MATAVPSAASRIAVVTGASSGIGAATARQLAAAGYRVVLTARRKDRIEALAEEIDRGGGQATAYALDVTDRAAVDEFATAFKTIGVLVNNAGGALGADPVATGDPADWRTMYETNVIGTLHVTQALLPALTASGDGTVVVVSSTAGHGTYEGGAGYVAAKHGAHVLAETLRLEIVGTPVRVIEVAPGMVKTDEFALTRFGGDEAKAARVYEGVAEPLTADDVADTITWAVTRPSHVNVDLLVLRPRAQASNTKVHREL; encoded by the coding sequence ATGGCCACCGCCGTACCGTCCGCCGCCTCCCGCATCGCCGTCGTCACCGGGGCGAGCAGCGGGATCGGCGCCGCCACGGCCCGGCAGCTCGCGGCGGCCGGCTACCGGGTCGTGCTCACCGCGCGGCGCAAGGACCGCATCGAGGCGCTGGCCGAGGAGATCGACCGGGGCGGCGGGCAGGCCACCGCGTACGCCCTGGACGTCACGGACCGCGCGGCGGTGGACGAGTTCGCGACCGCGTTCAAAACGATCGGCGTGCTGGTCAACAACGCGGGTGGCGCGCTCGGCGCCGACCCGGTGGCCACCGGCGATCCGGCCGACTGGCGCACGATGTACGAGACGAACGTCATCGGCACGCTCCATGTCACCCAGGCCCTGCTGCCCGCGCTCACCGCGAGCGGTGACGGCACGGTGGTCGTGGTGTCGTCGACGGCCGGGCACGGGACGTACGAGGGCGGCGCGGGCTATGTCGCCGCCAAGCACGGCGCGCACGTCCTCGCGGAGACGCTGCGGCTGGAGATCGTGGGGACTCCGGTGCGGGTGATCGAGGTCGCGCCCGGCATGGTCAAGACGGACGAGTTCGCGCTGACCCGCTTCGGCGGCGACGAGGCGAAGGCGGCGCGCGTCTACGAGGGCGTCGCCGAGCCCCTGACCGCCGACGACGTCGCCGACACGATCACCTGGGCGGTCACCCGGCCCAGCCATGTCAACGTCGACCTGCTCGTCCTGCGCCCGCGCGCGCAGGCCTCCAACACCAAGGTCCACCGGGAGCTGTGA
- a CDS encoding nuclear transport factor 2 family protein, with protein MGQARELMDQLTEALTTHQDPKTIGNLFAEDAVAHTPDGGELHGRDAIAEYWRQMTDAVPEARFESLSSFEVGDTAIDEGIYSGTNTGPLAFPDGTSIPATHRNIRIHGVDFATVRDGRITSYRLYFDQLEFMNQLGLLPEELAQPS; from the coding sequence ATGGGACAGGCGCGCGAGCTGATGGACCAGCTCACCGAGGCGCTCACCACACACCAGGACCCCAAGACCATCGGGAACCTCTTCGCGGAGGACGCGGTCGCCCACACACCCGACGGTGGAGAACTCCACGGCCGGGACGCCATCGCCGAGTACTGGCGGCAGATGACCGACGCCGTGCCCGAGGCGAGGTTCGAGTCGCTCTCCTCCTTCGAGGTCGGCGACACCGCCATCGACGAGGGCATCTACAGCGGCACCAACACCGGCCCGCTGGCGTTCCCCGACGGTACGTCCATCCCCGCCACCCACAGGAACATCAGGATCCACGGCGTGGACTTCGCCACCGTCCGGGACGGCCGGATCACCAGCTACCGGCTCTACTTCGACCAGCTGGAATTCATGAACCAACTCGGCCTGCTACCGGAGGAATTGGCACAGCCGTCGTAG
- a CDS encoding YnfA family protein, whose protein sequence is MVIVRSVVLFVLAALFEIGGAWLVWQGVREHRGWVWVGAGVVALGAYGFVATFQPDAHFGRILAAYGGIFVAGSIAWGMVADGYRPDRWDVTGALICLAGMAVIMYAPRGG, encoded by the coding sequence ATGGTCATCGTTCGGTCTGTCGTGCTGTTCGTGCTTGCCGCGTTGTTCGAGATCGGCGGGGCCTGGCTGGTGTGGCAAGGGGTGCGGGAGCACCGGGGGTGGGTGTGGGTCGGGGCCGGGGTCGTGGCGCTGGGGGCGTACGGGTTCGTAGCGACGTTCCAGCCGGACGCGCACTTCGGGCGGATCCTCGCCGCGTACGGGGGGATCTTCGTCGCCGGGTCGATCGCCTGGGGGATGGTCGCGGACGGCTACCGGCCCGACCGCTGGGACGTGACGGGCGCGCTGATCTGCCTCGCGGGCATGGCCGTGATCATGTACGCGCCGCGCGGGGGGTGA
- a CDS encoding RtcB family protein → MSYVEIPGAKVPIRMWTDPASVEEGALQQLRNVATLPWIEGLAVMPDVHYGKGATVGSVIAMRGAVCPAAVGVDIGCGMSAVKTSLTANDLPGELSRLRSKIEQAIPVGRGMHDDPVDPGDLHGFAIGGWDGFWGRFGGVAEAVKFRHDRAEKQMGTLGGGNHFVEVCTDSTGSVWLMLHSGSRNIGKELAEHHIGIAQKLPHNQGLVDRDLAVFVADTPQMAAYRNDLFWAQEYARYNRSIMMALLKDVVRKEFKKARPTFEPEISAHHNYVAEERYDGMDLLVTRKGAIRAGSGEYGIIPGSMGTGSYIVKGLGNEKAFNSASHGAGRRMSRMAAKRRFSTKDLEEQTRGVECRKDSGVVDEIPGAYKPIEQVIDQQRDLVRVVAKLKQVVCVKG, encoded by the coding sequence ATGTCGTATGTCGAGATACCGGGTGCGAAGGTGCCCATCCGTATGTGGACCGACCCCGCGTCGGTGGAGGAGGGAGCGCTCCAGCAGCTGCGCAACGTCGCCACGCTCCCCTGGATCGAGGGCCTCGCCGTCATGCCGGACGTGCACTACGGCAAGGGCGCGACGGTCGGGTCCGTCATCGCCATGCGGGGGGCCGTGTGTCCGGCGGCGGTGGGGGTCGACATCGGCTGCGGGATGTCGGCGGTGAAGACGTCGCTGACGGCGAACGACCTGCCCGGCGAACTGTCCCGACTGCGGTCGAAGATCGAGCAGGCGATCCCGGTGGGCCGGGGGATGCACGACGACCCCGTCGATCCGGGCGACCTGCACGGCTTCGCCATCGGGGGGTGGGACGGGTTCTGGGGGCGGTTCGGCGGGGTGGCGGAAGCGGTCAAGTTCCGTCATGACCGTGCGGAAAAGCAGATGGGAACGTTGGGCGGGGGCAACCACTTTGTCGAAGTCTGCACGGATTCGACAGGTTCCGTCTGGCTGATGCTGCACTCCGGCTCCCGGAACATCGGCAAGGAGCTGGCGGAGCATCACATCGGCATCGCCCAGAAGCTTCCGCACAACCAGGGTCTGGTCGACCGCGACCTCGCCGTCTTCGTCGCGGACACCCCGCAGATGGCGGCGTACCGCAACGACCTGTTCTGGGCGCAGGAGTACGCGAGGTACAACCGCTCCATCATGATGGCGCTCCTCAAGGACGTCGTCCGCAAGGAGTTCAAGAAGGCGAGGCCGACCTTCGAGCCCGAGATCAGCGCCCACCACAACTACGTGGCCGAGGAGCGCTACGACGGCATGGACCTCCTGGTGACCCGTAAGGGCGCGATCCGCGCGGGCTCCGGCGAGTACGGGATCATCCCGGGCTCGATGGGCACCGGTTCGTACATCGTGAAGGGCCTCGGCAACGAGAAGGCGTTCAACTCTGCCTCGCACGGCGCCGGTCGGCGGATGAGCCGGATGGCGGCGAAGCGGCGCTTCTCGACGAAGGACCTGGAGGAGCAGACGCGGGGCGTGGAGTGCCGCAAGGACTCCGGTGTCGTCGACGAGATCCCGGGCGCCTACAAGCCGATCGAGCAGGTCATCGACCAGCAGCGGGATCTGGTGCGGGTGGTGGCGAAGCTGAAGCAGGTCGTCTGCGTGAAGGGCTGA
- a CDS encoding DUF3558 domain-containing protein, with protein MQRKAYVPGVAVLLAAVLAACTGSSDDASPDDPRPGEATTSATVAQPGRYDTLPEPCGSVGQDTLDTLLPGIGQLPGAAQREQAYEGDATQTYDTDRKAGCRWKVESADATHYLFVDFERIGSYQNAVSDDSKAQDVYGGKVEAADLPEPTPTVPAGDDDGADEETDEPAGTGTTGDGTEEASANPSASASGSTSPSSGSSNTSNAASSSGSSGSSGTAGSATPSASGTPASLQPRTLDGLGDEAFLDDALGTSGQRTVTVVFRTSNVIVTVEYEEQPATTTAVPDSEELQDRARNLAERLAAAFDD; from the coding sequence GTGCAGCGGAAGGCGTACGTACCCGGCGTCGCCGTGCTCCTCGCGGCAGTGCTGGCCGCGTGCACGGGGTCGAGCGACGACGCCTCCCCCGACGACCCCCGCCCGGGCGAGGCCACCACCTCGGCCACCGTCGCCCAGCCCGGCCGTTACGACACGCTCCCGGAACCCTGCGGCTCGGTCGGCCAGGACACCCTCGACACCCTCCTGCCCGGCATCGGGCAACTTCCCGGCGCCGCCCAGCGCGAGCAGGCGTACGAGGGCGACGCGACCCAGACGTACGACACGGACCGCAAGGCCGGCTGCCGCTGGAAGGTGGAGTCCGCCGACGCCACCCACTATCTCTTCGTCGACTTCGAGCGGATCGGGTCGTACCAGAACGCGGTCAGCGACGACAGCAAGGCGCAGGATGTGTACGGCGGGAAGGTCGAGGCGGCCGACCTGCCCGAGCCGACCCCGACCGTCCCGGCCGGAGACGACGACGGGGCCGACGAGGAGACGGACGAGCCGGCGGGGACGGGGACGACGGGGGACGGCACCGAGGAGGCGTCGGCGAACCCCTCGGCCTCCGCGTCCGGCTCGACGTCTCCTTCCTCCGGCTCCTCGAACACGTCGAACGCCGCCAGTTCATCCGGTTCGTCGGGTTCGTCGGGAACCGCCGGATCCGCCACTCCCTCCGCCTCCGGGACCCCCGCCTCCCTCCAGCCGCGCACGCTGGACGGTCTCGGCGACGAGGCCTTCCTCGACGACGCGCTCGGCACGAGTGGGCAGCGCACGGTGACTGTGGTGTTCCGCACGTCGAACGTGATCGTGACGGTGGAGTACGAGGAGCAGCCGGCGACCACGACGGCGGTGCCGGACAGCGAGGAATTGCAGGACAGGGCCCGGAATCTGGCGGAACGGCTGGCGGCGGCGTTCGACGACTGA
- a CDS encoding DUF2637 domain-containing protein, giving the protein MAAPMQLTRMHRVLIGVVVFGAVIIAGIGFAGSYAAVRELAVQKGFGNFSYVFPIGIDAGICVLLALDLLLTWIRIPFPLLRQTAWLLTAATIAFNGAAAWPDPLGVGMHSVIPILFVVAVEAARHAVGRIADITADKHMEGVRLTRWLLSPGPTFLLWRRMKLWELRSYDQVIKLEQERLVYQARLRSRYGRAWRRKAPVESLMPLRLARYGVPLAETAPAGLAAAGIEPAVLPPARQVEVDLAAGNRAAGAARVGAAAPPSEQRPQLESTPTQQRPENTGQQEQSYADQAPPVDESPWLHARHPMEVPYQGGYDPSYEPEEQYEEWYEEQEQEQEQEQDPQQYEQYEQYRRFQPDPRDPRFQQQQFEAPELQGPGLQTPDFQGPDLPSPGPSSEETGSFPVPSGPNRTRELGEGGGAPEPTEEDYYQVFRENTKGGNGAPTPRALMSDIEATYGVTLEEAEAKRMVNRFSNRLNAELTDEHIA; this is encoded by the coding sequence GTGGCCGCGCCAATGCAGCTGACTCGAATGCACCGCGTTCTCATCGGCGTGGTCGTGTTCGGCGCCGTCATCATCGCCGGGATCGGCTTCGCTGGTTCGTACGCGGCGGTCCGGGAACTGGCGGTCCAGAAGGGCTTCGGGAACTTCTCCTACGTCTTCCCGATCGGTATCGACGCGGGCATCTGTGTCCTGCTCGCCCTGGACCTCCTGCTGACCTGGATCCGCATCCCCTTCCCGCTGCTGCGCCAGACGGCGTGGCTGCTGACGGCGGCGACGATCGCGTTCAACGGTGCGGCGGCCTGGCCGGACCCGCTGGGCGTCGGTATGCACTCGGTGATCCCGATCCTGTTCGTCGTCGCGGTCGAGGCGGCCCGGCACGCGGTCGGCCGGATCGCCGACATCACCGCCGACAAGCACATGGAGGGCGTCCGCCTCACCCGCTGGCTGCTCTCGCCGGGCCCCACCTTCCTGCTCTGGCGCCGCATGAAGCTGTGGGAGCTCCGCTCCTACGACCAGGTCATCAAGCTGGAGCAGGAACGTCTCGTCTACCAGGCCCGCCTGCGCTCCCGCTACGGCCGCGCCTGGCGCCGCAAGGCCCCGGTCGAATCCCTGATGCCGCTGCGCCTGGCCCGCTACGGCGTCCCCCTGGCGGAAACGGCCCCGGCGGGCCTGGCCGCGGCAGGCATAGAGCCAGCGGTCCTGCCACCGGCACGGCAGGTCGAGGTCGACCTAGCTGCGGGCAATCGTGCCGCTGGGGCGGCACGGGTGGGCGCAGCGGCACCTCCCAGCGAGCAGCGCCCCCAACTGGAGAGCACCCCCACCCAGCAGCGGCCGGAAAACACCGGGCAGCAGGAACAGAGCTACGCCGACCAAGCACCCCCGGTCGACGAAAGCCCCTGGCTCCACGCCCGCCACCCCATGGAGGTCCCCTACCAGGGCGGCTACGACCCGTCGTACGAGCCGGAGGAACAGTACGAGGAGTGGTACGAGGAGCAGGAACAGGAGCAGGAACAGGAGCAGGACCCGCAGCAGTACGAGCAGTACGAGCAGTACCGCCGCTTCCAGCCCGACCCCCGGGACCCCCGCTTCCAGCAGCAGCAGTTCGAGGCACCGGAACTCCAGGGCCCCGGACTCCAGACCCCCGACTTCCAGGGACCCGACCTCCCGTCCCCCGGCCCCTCCTCGGAGGAGACCGGCAGCTTCCCCGTCCCGTCCGGCCCGAACCGGACCCGCGAACTGGGCGAGGGCGGCGGCGCCCCGGAGCCGACGGAGGAGGACTACTACCAGGTCTTCCGCGAGAACACCAAGGGCGGCAACGGCGCCCCCACCCCGCGCGCCCTCATGTCCGACATCGAGGCGACGTACGGCGTCACGCTCGAAGAGGCCGAGGCCAAGCGCATGGTGAACCGCTTCTCCAACCGCCTCAACGCGGAACTGACCGACGAACACATCGCGTAA
- the lysS gene encoding lysine--tRNA ligase: protein MPIVAQSTETTDWVSRFADEVIEESERRAPGKPVVVASGLSPSGPIHLGNLREVMTPHLVADEVRRRGHQVRHLISWDDYDRYRKVPAGVEGVDASWAEHIGKPLTSVPAPHGSAHPNWAEHFKAAMVDALAEMGVEFDGISQTAQYTSGVYRAQILHAMKHRGDIDAILDQYRTKKAPPKKQQSQKPVDEAELEAAEGSGAAGEDDGSSGTAGYFPYKPYCGGCGKDLTTVTAYDDDTTELTYTCTACGFSETVALNEFNRGKLVWKVDWPMRWAYEGVVFEPSGVDHSSPGSSFQVGGQIVGIFGGEQPIGPMYAFVGISGMAKMSSSKGGVPTPADALKIMEPQLLRWLYARRRPNQSFKIAFDQEIQRLYDEWDKLDAKVADGSALPADVAAHSRAVRTAAGELPRTPRPMPYRTLASVADITAGAEDQTLRILSELDPTDPLAGLDEVRPRLDKAEAWINTQVPADQRTIVREEADAELLKSLDEASQQSLRLLLDGLAEHWSLDGLTHLVYGVPKVQAGFSADATPKELPPEIKTAQRSFFALLYHLLVGRDTGPRLPTLLMAVGQERVRALLGG, encoded by the coding sequence GTGCCGATCGTGGCTCAGAGCACCGAGACCACCGACTGGGTCTCCCGTTTCGCGGATGAGGTCATCGAGGAGTCGGAGCGTCGGGCCCCGGGCAAACCCGTTGTCGTCGCGTCCGGGCTGTCGCCGTCCGGCCCGATCCACCTCGGCAACCTCCGCGAGGTCATGACCCCGCACCTGGTCGCCGATGAGGTGCGCCGTCGCGGGCACCAGGTCCGGCATCTGATCTCCTGGGACGACTACGACCGCTACCGCAAGGTCCCGGCCGGAGTCGAAGGCGTCGACGCGTCCTGGGCCGAGCACATCGGCAAGCCGCTCACCTCCGTGCCCGCCCCCCACGGCTCCGCCCACCCCAACTGGGCCGAGCACTTCAAGGCGGCGATGGTCGACGCGCTCGCCGAGATGGGCGTCGAGTTCGACGGGATCAGCCAGACCGCGCAGTACACCTCCGGGGTCTACCGCGCGCAGATCCTGCACGCCATGAAGCACCGCGGCGACATCGACGCGATCCTCGACCAGTACCGCACCAAGAAGGCCCCGCCCAAGAAGCAGCAGTCCCAGAAGCCGGTCGACGAGGCCGAGCTGGAGGCCGCGGAGGGTTCCGGCGCCGCCGGTGAGGACGACGGCAGCTCCGGCACCGCCGGGTACTTCCCGTACAAGCCCTACTGCGGCGGTTGCGGCAAGGACCTCACCACCGTCACCGCCTACGACGACGACACCACCGAGCTGACCTACACCTGCACCGCCTGCGGCTTCTCCGAGACCGTCGCGCTCAACGAGTTCAACCGCGGCAAGCTCGTCTGGAAGGTCGACTGGCCGATGCGGTGGGCGTACGAGGGCGTCGTCTTCGAGCCGAGCGGCGTCGACCACTCCTCGCCCGGGTCCAGCTTCCAGGTCGGCGGGCAGATCGTCGGGATCTTCGGCGGCGAGCAGCCCATCGGGCCGATGTACGCCTTCGTCGGCATCAGCGGCATGGCCAAGATGTCGTCGTCCAAGGGCGGCGTGCCCACGCCCGCCGACGCGCTGAAGATCATGGAGCCGCAGCTGCTGCGCTGGCTCTACGCCCGCCGCCGGCCCAACCAGTCCTTCAAGATCGCCTTCGACCAGGAGATCCAGCGGCTCTACGACGAGTGGGACAAGCTCGACGCCAAGGTCGCGGACGGTTCCGCCCTGCCGGCCGATGTCGCCGCGCACTCCCGCGCGGTGCGCACGGCCGCCGGTGAGCTGCCCCGCACGCCCCGCCCGATGCCGTACCGGACCCTCGCGTCCGTCGCCGACATCACCGCGGGCGCCGAGGACCAGACCCTGCGCATCCTCAGCGAACTCGACCCCACCGACCCGCTCGCCGGCCTCGACGAGGTGCGGCCCCGGCTCGACAAGGCCGAGGCCTGGATCAACACCCAGGTGCCCGCCGACCAGCGGACCATCGTGCGCGAGGAGGCCGACGCCGAGCTGCTGAAGTCGCTCGACGAGGCGTCCCAGCAGTCGCTGCGGCTGCTGCTCGACGGGCTCGCCGAGCACTGGTCGCTGGACGGGCTGACGCACCTCGTCTACGGCGTGCCCAAGGTGCAGGCCGGGTTCTCGGCGGACGCCACGCCCAAGGAGCTGCCGCCGGAGATCAAGACCGCCCAGCGGTCGTTCTTCGCCCTGCTGTACCACCTGCTCGTCGGGCGGGACACGGGGCCGCGACTGCCCACGCTGCTGATGGCGGTGGGGCAGGAGCGGGTGCGGGCCCTGCTCGGGGGGTAA